The genomic segment ATGTTTTCATAAATAATGCCAACATTCTTGCAAAGAGGTATCCATGGCTTAGCCTTTCACAGCCTTGTATGTGAAAGCGTTGTgtctgcaatcccacggactgcagccggccaggcgCCTCTcttcatggaactctccaggcaagtatctggggtgggttgccattcccttctccaggggatctttctgactcaaggatcgaacctgtgtctcagacccgcattgcaggcagattcattaccatctgagctaacagggaagcgcccttctccaggagatcttcccaatccagggaatgaacctgggtcttctgcacagCAAGTAGATTCTGTACTGTCctatccaccagggaagccccatgttaaTACTAATGACAGTAGTActgttcagtcagtcgtgtccaactctttgggaccccatggactgcagcaccccaggcttccctgtcattcaccatctcccggagcttactcaaacctgtccatcaagtcggtgatgccacccaaccgtctcatcctctgtcatgcccttctgccttcaatctttcacagcatcagggtcttttctaatgagacgGCTCTTTGCTTCAGATGGCcagggtattggagcttcagcctcagcatcagtccgtccagtgaatattcaggattgatttgctttaggattcactggtttgatccacttgcagtccaagggactctcaagagtcctccaacaccacagctcaaaagcatcagttgttcagcGCTCAGCCCtttttacggtccaactcttaaacccatacgtgactgctggaaacgattttgaaccagtctgttggtccatgtccattgttgcttcttgacctgcatacagattttgcaggaggcaggtaagctggtctggcattcgcatctctttaagaattatccacagCTTGTGAACTCAGCACCAGTCCGAGCTCCTCATGCCCTGCGTCTGGATGGAGCCCTAAGTCCTGCAGTGATCAGAGAAGGCGGGGCACTGCCCCCAGGCCTATGGCAATTTGGGCACTCTCCTTTAAGAGGGAGCCGCGCCCTGTATTAGGAAAAGTGACGCTAAGTTATCTTCTAGTCTCTCCGCCTGGTGCCGAGGGGCCATCGCCAACGAGAAGAGAAAAGGCGCACGCGCGTGGGCACAGGCTGGGAGTTGAGTATGTTGCACAGAAGCGGATGCCACCGGCACTTCCGCCTTCACCCCTGGGCCAATCACAATCCGGGAAGGGACGTTTCCGGCGGCTTCGGGGCGGGAGTTCCGGTCTCGTTGCGGTAGAGCCTCCTTCCGGGAGCGGTTGATGGTTGAGAGGCGGCCACGTGGACCGGAGCACAGCTCCGGGACCGTGTCTCTAGGCGAGCGAGACAGCGGGCCTGTCTCCGCACCTCATCGGAGCCGTGACGCCCCAGCTCCGGCTCCTTCGCCGTGACACTGTGTCCCCGTCTATGGGGCAGGAGACTTCGCGCCTGGCGTTTGCCAGGCTCCGCCAAGACTGCACGTTTCTGCAGGCCTCCACCCGCGCTCCGTCGCCAAGGGCCCCGAGGACGGCGGCCTGGGCCTTTCGGGCATATGACGTCATTTTTTGGGTTGTTGTTTGACTTCATTTTATAGCGAGGTTCGGAGTTTGAGGCGCGGCCCGAGGTGACCCTGCCCTGGTCTCCCGCCTCTCGGGGCCCCTTTCCGCCCACTGTGTCCCGTGGCAGTGGCAGGTGCGGCAGCACTGATGAATCCGGGGCAGGTGAGTGGAGGGTCACCCAGAGCCACGCCCCTGGCGGTAGCTGCTGGTGTTTTTCCTGGGACTCGGCCTTCCCTTCTCCCTGTTCTTGGTCGCGGGTCTCTGGAGGCAGTTACTTCTGGGGTAGGCTACCGAATTCAGGTGTATGAATAGATTCCTAAAATGACAACTACGGGGGTAAATTTCGGCACCATGTGCCGACTCTCAGGGGTGAGCCAGAGTTGGGAGTGACCAAGGTCTACATTGTGCCTTAGGGGAACAGAGAGCACCCGGGCTGAGGTCAGGCCTGACAGCCAGAGGAGCTAGACCTCCCCTCTGAAAGTTTTGAGAGAAGGTGGAGGTGATTTAACACGTTTCCTTACGTAGGTTTCCTCTGGCTGCACAGAGGAGGCTGTGGAAGTGAGGGAAGAGGCAGGGAGCCCTGGGAGGATTGTGAGCCGATAGCTCCAAGATCCAAGTCCAGGGGACTGCTGGGAGAAGGTGAGCCCGAGCTCACCTGGGAGATCCAGCTTGAATGACACCAGGACAACAGGCTGGCAGGAGAGAGTTTGAGGTCGGTCATACTGGACTTAGCTTCGGAAGTATTTTTTCCTGCCCGCCTGCCTGGTTTCGCTCTGGGCTGCACACGTAATCagagggaaaagaggagagagcagctACCAGTGTGGTGCGCAGTCGGGCGTCTCCTCTGAGCTGGAGACTGCGGAAGAGAGGGACGTGGGGTGCTCTGGGGAGAGATGCTGCCTGCCAGCTGATCTGTCCCCGTCGTGGCAGGGCAGTGTGACCTTCGAGGATGTGTTCGTGTACTTCTCCCGGGAGGAGTGGGAGCTGCTAGAGGAAGCTCAGAGACTCCTGTACCGcgatgtgatgctggagaactttGCGCTGGTGTCATCGCTGGGTAAGCCCCTCTTTTAGTTAGCTGTTGCTACCTGGTAAATTACCCCAAAGCTTAGTGCACTGAATAGACAAACATTTATCTTACAGTTGCTTTGGGTAAAGAATCAGGCATATTCTACTTGGGTACCCCTAGCTTAGGGTCTTTCATGACCTTGCTGGCAAGCTGCCCAGGGTTTCCATCTGATCTGAAAGCTCAACTGGTGGTGAATCTCCCTTCAGGGTCATGCACGTGACCAGGAGGCTGTTGGACGAAGCCCTCCCTCAGTTGCTCGCCATGTCGTGTTCTCCTTAGGCTGGTCACAACAAGGCAGCTGATTTCTGAGATGACGGGCAAGAGACAGCATCCAGGAGAGAAACTGATATTCTTACAACCTGCCCTCAGAAGTGCCATCCCACAGtgtttaattattttctaatgaacaaaattattttctgttcatTATAAAATAGTGTTTAAACCCAGCCAGCACTCAGCTGGAAGGCATTAAAAGGGACGTGATTCCCAGTTTCCTGAGctgagtgttgttttttcttATGGGCAGTTCTTGGTGTCTCACACTTCTGTCACGGCTCAGCTTCTTTCCTTGTTCCCTGGAGTAAGAGTGTGAGTCCCAGGGTGAGGGgcacctccctcctctcccagagCCGCCCCAACCTCTGCTGCCGGGAGCTTTGAGATGAAGGATTTGGGGGTGAGAAGTCTTGCAGTCTGCCCCCGACACTCCAGATCTCTGGTCTCCTGTGCCCCGGGTTCTGCCCCATTCCGCCATCTTCTCTGTGAAGGGGGTCTCGCAGGGTCACTACTGACCCCTCATCAGCTGTTCTTTCCCATTAGGACTTGCAGTTTCCAGGTCTCATGGGGCTACCCAGCTGGAGCCGGAGGGGAGCCTGGGGTGCCTGAGGAGGTAGACACTGCTCCGGTCAGAGCAGAGAAGACCTGGAGGAGGCCCAGGCCCGGTGAGCAGAGAGCGCGGGCAGCAGGGCTGGCTTTGCTTTATAACAGCAGTTTGCGCTGCGCCTGTGGTGTCTCCTCCCCCGTCTTTGATGCTTCGCTCGTTTGTCGCTGCTGCTCTGCCCTTAGGCGCCTGCCTGTTCCACCCCCCTTTCTGGTCGCACGTCTTACCTGACCTCTTGCTCCTCCACGCAGCGCTCCACAGCATTGGGTTTCTTTTAACATGTCATGAGATGTGCacatatctttccatttccctTAAACACTGTCAGGCCAGATATTCAGTTCTGGGCCAGGTTTTTCTGGCCCTGGCTAGACCCTTTCTCACAGCACTCACCTGGCACAAGGAACCAAGAGCCTTGCTTCAGACCATCTGCATGGTGCGGTTCAGAGTGCCCTTGGCCACACTGCCCCATCCTGGTATCCCCTCCTCTGAGGTTCCCTTCCTCTGTAACAGTCAgaggcccctcctcctcctgatcCTGGGCCCCATGTGAGGCCTGCAGTCCCACAGACCCATTGCCAGTTGTATAGACGCACATTTGTTACTGGAGGCCACCAGCTGAACGTGCGCTTCAGCCACATCTGTCTTCCTTCAGGTTGTTGGCACGGAGTGGCGGGTGTGGCTGCACCTTCTGAGCAGGGGGTTCCTGTGAGCCAGCCGCAGATGAGAACTACCCAGGCTGAGCCCTCTACCCACACGGCTCACCCCTGCAACATGCATGGCCCAGTCTTGAAAGACAGTTTGGCCCctggctgagccacagggaactCCCAGCAGGTGAATCATGGGGAGAGATTTTGGGTGTAGTGTAAACCTTGACCAGATGCAGAAGTGGTGGAATGGAATCTTCAGAAGAGAAAACCCAGGCTTCATTTGTAAAGCACTACGGATCCTGTACATCAGAGACAGCCTTCACTTGCAGAGAGGGTGGCGAGAACTTCCCAGCCAGCACCTGGCCCCTCGCCATGGGGAGAAGCCAGGTGGGCATGTTGGGAGCTTATTCTCTGCTGTCATCACCACGGGGTCCTTTTGGGCATTGGATTCCTGTTGGGCCGGAAAGCACAACTGAGGCCATAAAGCCTTCTGCCTCTCAGTGGCCCTTGGAGGGAATGTTGCTCCAGGGTCAGTTGATTCTGGGACTCTGGGTTGGAGCAAACTAGAAATCAGAAATGCGAAGGGCCCTGGAGCCCAGGAACAGTTTCCCACAAGGAGAGTCTTCAGGAGGATGAGCTGTGAACACCGTGGTGTGAGAACAGGTGACACTCTGCACTCCAGCAGTCATTGGAGCAATCCTCCAGTAGATGCTTTTCATAAACAGATCTCACGTGCACCAGGGAAGGCTTCCGTGATCTCCACAGGCAAGTCTCTGCAAGTGGAAGAAAATGTGGGACGGTTTAACAAATGTTGATGTGCCTTTCTCCTGAGGGTGGGCCCAAGTCAGCACATGAGGATTTATGCTCAGCAGAACCACAGGAGTGGTCAGGCTCATGCAGCAATAGCGCATTCACGctgagaagccttataaatgcaAAGAATGTGGGAAAGTATCTTGTGTCTGCTCTGCTTTTGTTCCAGGTAACATGTCGCACTCCAAAAACAGTCATACTTTGAGTGCAAAGTATGTGGGTATACCTGCTGTGACAACTGTTTTTCCGCTCATTATGTGAGAGTTCTCACGAGAGAGGACCCCAGAGTACAGTGAGTGTGGAAAGGCCTTCATTCACCCTTATTTGTCTGGCCTAATAGGATCCATGCTGGAGAAAGAGAGCCTTTAGTTATAGTTCCTCCCTGATTCCATACGGGAAGGCTCACACGAGGGAGAAACGTGAATCTAGCGGATGTGGACAGTACCTCTTCATTCGTTCATTCCTTACCAAGCCTCAGAGTGTTCATGCTGGGGAGAAACCCTGTGAGCGTGAGAAATGGACCAAAGCCTTTTGCATGTGAACTTGTCTCAGGCACTGTCAGAGAACTCATACTGGGAGAAGACCTTTTGAATGTAACTCCTGGGGAAAATCTCCTGAACAGAGGAAGCTTTGTACCTGAGGAATTATACCAAAGAGAAACAAGTGTTCGTATGCTGTGAGAAAATCTTCTGAGATCAGTTATCACTTATTGTCATTTGAAGAGTCATACAGGAAATTGGTCCATCCTAGGAGATTGCATCTGAGGATGTATAAAGGAGAGAGAACCAGTGGCTACTGTGCAGTTTCAAAAATCTTCAACCATAGCTCTACCATTACAATGCACTGAAAAATATAACAggcaaataaatgtatttatgactttttttctgattttcctgaGAAACCAATGacagtttattcagttcagttcagtcgcgcagtcgtgtccaactccttgcgaccccatgaatcgcagcaccccaggcctccttgtccatcaccatctcccggagttcactcagactcacgtccatagagtccgtgatgccatccagccatctcatcctcggtcgtccccttctcctcctgcccccagtccctcccagcatcagagtcttttccagtgagtcaactcttcgcatgaggtggccaaaggactggagcttcagcttcagcatcattccttccaaagaaatcccagggttgatctccttgcagtccaagggactctcaagagtcttctccaacaccacagttcaaatgcatcaattctttggcgctcagccttcttcacagtctaactctcacatccatacatgaccacaggaaaaaccacagccttgactagacggaccttagtcggcaaagtaatgtctctgcttttgaatatactatctaggttggtcataacttttcttccaaggagtaagcgtcttaatttcatggctgcaatcaccatctgcagtgatttttgagcccccaaaaataaagtctgacactgtttccactgtttccctgtctatttcccatgaagtgatgggaccagatgccatgatcttcgttttctgaatgttgagctttaagccaactttttcactctcctcttggctggcattttttgttgttgtttttgggtGGCAGGGGAGGTGTTTGAGAGATTAAACACCTGAATTAATACGCACTGTGTGCCACGCCACACCAGGAAAGCTGGGAGCTTGAGAACATCTCTGCAAATGTTACTTGTTACAAAACATCATCTTAGGTGACACCTTGATTTATGAGGCCTTTAAAACTTAAGATACAAAAATGTTGTCTAAAATTATAATCTAAAGACATAAGGACACACTTATGAATGGGTACATGTTACTTTACTACTTGAAACAGTTtaagtcttcatttttatttatccgTTAATTAtcgagatataattgacatataactgtACGTTTAAGATGGACATCATATTTATCTGATACATTTACACTGTAGTATGAGTGCCATCGTAGCATCAGTTAGCCTCTGTTATGCCACAGAATTATCATCTCTTCTAGTGGTGGGAACAAATAAGATACCATCTCTTGGCAAGTTTAATGTTTATAATATAGTTTTATTGTCTGTAATCCCTGTACTGTATGTTAGATCTCTCGGAATTATTTGCCTATGAGGTGTAAGCGTATGCCCGTGAACATCATCTCTCCCACCCCCTGACCCCACCCCCGGCCTTTGGTAACCATCACTGTAATGTTTTCCAGctcagtttttggttttgttttgctttttccacatataagggatattatacaatatttgatgTATATCACTTGGCATGATATCCTCAAGGTCCATCTGTATTGTtgaaaatggcaggatttcctttttcctcaaggctgagtagtagtccattgttgatgtatatatgtttttattcctttatCCGTTGATGGATGTTttggttgtttccacatcttctcTATTGTGAACTATAATAAACATGGAAGTGCTCCTATCTCTTTGATaacctgtttttatttcctctggaGCTTGAGGATGACATTGATTGGGATTGCAACTTGTCTGCACCATGCCCATCCCCAGCCACATGGCCTTGGTCATGTCACTTAGGCTTGGGCttgagtatttgtgtgtgtaaaatagaAACCTTGGTTACATAGAGTCAGGAGACCAGCAGGAGGGAGCTCTCACGCCCTGCCGCGGACAGCAGTGCCCAACAGGAAGGAGAAAGGTTCCTCTTCTTCCAGGAAAAGACGCAGTCAAGGAAAAGCCCTGGACTCTTTCTCCTGACTCACGTTTCCCCTCTGTGAAAGTGTCCTCTTGCTGTGCAGGTCCTTGTTGGGTGGCGCGCCATTATTGCAGGCTCCAAATCACAGTTCTCAGCTGATCCTGTGTAAGCCcctctttgctggagaaatagcTGGCAGTCTTCATTTTAGGGGAACAGTTTTCAACAGGAAAAACCCAGAGTTCAGAGGTATCAGACTGGCTGCCTGATCCCTAGGGCCCCCTGAACTCTGCTGTTCCCCTTCCAATCACAGCCCTTCCATGGCATGTAATTTGAATCTGAGATACAGATAGAAATCAGCCCACACGTCGAATTCTACACAGAGGGAACCTCCTGTGCAGTGATGGGGAGTGGGGCACACGATGATCCTGAGGCACGTGAGAAATGGAAAGTTCAGTATAGGGAGTTCTGAGGGTAGGGTCTGGGCGCGGAGGTGGCTCACCTGAGGGGCTTGTCAGTGGAGTCTCCCAGAGAAGGTGAATTCTGCGTTGGGACAAGCCAAGGGCACATATATTCTGCAGGGATGCTGTTCAGGAGCGCCCAGCTGTTCATGAAGCCCTTGCGGCAAGACTCCCTCAGGGTGACGAGGCCAGTGcagagcaggagacgtgggtccaGCGTGGGCGCCTTGTCACGTGCACCAGCGGCAGGCACATGCAGGGCACACTCAGAGAGGCCATGGGGCTCACAGAGACTAGCAGGAGACTGCAGCGCCATCACACACACGGTTCCACAGAGATGAGTCGGCAACTTGGACACATGTGGGACACAAAATGCTATGCAGATGGACACACAGATAGCCACCAGGACACAGAAGAGAGAGGATTTGTTTATATTGaccaaagacacacacactcatgaaAACAGACACAGGACGCCCAGATACGTGCGCTCACAAGTCCCATACATACCATGAACAGTGCTCACGGGGATGTGCATGTACAACACAGATGCATCCACTGGCGCAAAGATACGTACATGCAGACGTGGGGCACTGGTGTGCGGAGATGGGGACACCCGGAGAGAAACTCCTGAACACACACACGCTACACAGGACACAAGCAGCAACGGGTACACAGAGG from the Capra hircus breed San Clemente chromosome 18, ASM170441v1, whole genome shotgun sequence genome contains:
- the LOC102173683 gene encoding LOW QUALITY PROTEIN: zinc finger protein 671 (The sequence of the model RefSeq protein was modified relative to this genomic sequence to represent the inferred CDS: inserted 1 base in 1 codon) codes for the protein MNPGQGSVTFEDVFVYFSREEWELLEEAQRLLYRDVMLENFALVSSLGLAVSRSHGATQLEXGGEPGVPEEVDTAPVRAEKTWRRPRPGNMSHSKNSHTLSAKYVGIPAVTTVFPLIM